The genomic window AGGTATTCTCTCACTTGAACATGGGTCTCGAAGTAGAACAGAACTTGCTCGCCTGGCCGGGCTACAACAACGAAATCCGCATGCTCGCCCTGCGTCTTTCGGGCGGTTTCAAGGGCGGCTACCCCTCTGCCGGTTTCGCCATCGAAGCCCTGCGTTTCATTACGGTTGAATTCGCTACCTGGGCTGAAGAACTCGGTTACTACACCGGCCAGGACGAAGAACGTATTTACATGGGCCAGCTGAGTATCGGATTCTAATTTGACCCGCCAAAGTTTAAAAGAGCTCCTTCGGGAGCTCTTTTTTTAGATCCTTCCCCTGAAACAAGTTCAGGGTCAGGATGACACTACGTGTCACTTTTTGTCTTGCGGAACGAGGCGTTCTACCACGCGGAACAAGTCGTTATAGATTTCGAGGAAGTCTTCGACCCATATAGGATCACGCTCGCCCACCACGTGGAAGGTTTCTTCGAGCGTATGGAGGGCGTTGTACGGCCCCACCAAGCTACCGGCCGGCACCGATGCCGTTCCACGATAAAGGTCGGTCGCCACGAGACGCGCGCGGAAGCTTCGCCTTAAGCGGGCAATAAGGGCGGTACGGAGCGCCAAAAGTTCATCATGAGCCTGCAGCAGCTGACCTTCACGAATCCAGCCTTCTACTAGGGTCAGGCGACGGATCGTCGAATCGCGTTCCGTCGACGGCACCAACTGACGTTTTTCCAGAAGCGTCTGCTTAAGCTTGGCAGACATGCCCAAAAGCATTTCAGCATTCCAGAAAACCATGGGGTTTTCGGAGAATCGTTCAGACGAATCGACACGCGGCGTATGCGTCTTGATCCAACGTTCCAATTTATCGGCCACCATGTTCGCTTCAGGGAGCCTATCGACCGCCAGATATTCTCCGGCACGGTTCAGCAGGTTTTCGGCATAGACCATACGCCAATGCGAAAGTTTTCCGCTCTTGCGGATTGCATCGATATTCTGGCGGATGGTATCCAAGCGTTCTTGCATCGAAACCCTACTCCTGAGTCGTCTTCTGCAGCGGGGTGACGCCGATTTCTACACGGCGGTTCAGGCGGCGGTGTTCTTCGCTATCGTTAGGATACTTGGGCATGTGTTCGCCAAAGCCTGCAGCAAAGAGCCTATCGGGCGGAAACCCTTGAGCGATGAGCGTCTTGACCACGTTCACCGCGCGTTCAGTAGAAAGGTTCCAGTTGGTGTAAGTCTTGGATTTCACCGGAGTATCGTCGGTAAAGCCACTCACCATAATCACGTCGGTAGAATCAAGGGCTTCCAGAAGACCCTTGCTAATGCCACGAATCACGCCCTCACCTTCTTTGGTAAGGTCTGCACCGTTAATCGGAAATAAGAACGAAGCCTGAATCTGAATCTTGCCGTCTTCGAGAGCAATGAGCCCCGCCTCGATAGAAGTCTGCAGGCTCTTGGACAAAAGCGCGTTGCGTTCAGCCGCAATTTTTCGCATCTGTTCCTGGCAGCTGAGCACTTCTTCTTCGGTACGCGTCAGGTCTTCGGCCTTCTGTTCCTTAAGGGTTGCCATGGCCACAAACGCGAGGATGAACAACGAAACCAGGGCAACACCCAAGTCCGTGTACGCCATCCAAGGATTGCTGTTTTCGTCTTTCTTGAAGCGCATGCTTAGCCCTCGACCTTAGGCTGCTGAACGGCAGAACGTTGAGTCTGTTCCAAAACTTCAAGCAAGATTTCCTGCGTCTTGACGGCGTTTTCCATAAGCACTTCGCTGGCGCGTTCGTGGAAGGCCTCCAGAGACTGGTTGAGGTGTTCCACAAAGCTTTCTTCTTCGTCGCGTTCGGCGGTATCGCCAGAGAGCTTTTCGAGAATCGTTTCGAGGCCGGCACGCAGCATTTCGAGGTTCGCGCTGAGTTCGGACTGGTTCACGCGCATGAGTTCCGCGGTTTCCACGATATTGCCGCCCAGGGCGTCGGTTGCTTCCTTTTCCTTGACCACGCGGTTGTCAATGCTTTCGGTGAGAGCCTTCTGAGCTTCAAGCAGCACGGAAGAAGTTTCCGAAAGTTTCTGGAAGGCGCCGAGAATATCCGAAGAAAGAGCAGAAAGCTTTTCGGCAACAGAATTGCTGAGTTCGGCAGAACCGGCCTGAGCCTTTTCGGCCACCTGCAAGGCAACGTTCTTGAGGGTTTCGAGGCCTTCTTTCTGGCTGTCCACGTTTTTGAGCGTTTCGGCAGAAAGGCGTTCCATGAAGGATTTCCACTGTTCGTCGGACTGCTTGACCTGATCGGCCACGGCAGCAGCAATATTTTTCGTCGAATCGGTCATGGCCGATTCCGTTGCAGAAGCAACGCCATCGAGGCCAGACTTCACATCGGAAGCCACCTTCGAAAGAGCCGTTTCCACATTGTTCGAAACGCCTTCGAGAGAGTTCTTGAGCGTCGTAGAAATACCGTTCAACTTTTCATCGAGTTTAGACGGAATCGATTCCACAGAAGCAGAAAGCGTCTTGATGTTCTGTTCCATCGGGGTGAATGCCCCCGACAAAGAATCCTTGACTGAGGGGCCCAAGTTTTCGACAGCCTTGTTCATGTTCTGAGAAACATTGGCAAGCGATTCGTTTAGTTTCGTCGTCATGGCAGAAAGTTCGTCGCCCACCATCGAGACAACACCCGAAAGGCCTTCCTTTACAGAAGAGGCGACGACAGACAAATTTTTTTCGACAGAATCAAACAGGCGTTCGAGTTCCGTCTGGGCTTGCGCTTCATCGCTTTCGCCATTTGCAGCGCCCTGCAAGTCCAAGGTCAAGGTGTCCAGTTCCGCCACGAAATCTTCACGAGCAGACACCATCATGTTGCGGCTAGCGTTCAAAATCAAGGCGGCAAACAAGCCGCAAAGGCTCGTGCCGAAAATACCCTTCATATTCTGGAACAAGAGCTGAATCGTATCGAGCGTGCCCTGCGTCGTCGAGTTATCGATGGCACCACCGGCCGTCGCCACAGAATACATAAGACCAAAGAACGTACCCATCAAGCCAAGTAGAATCACCGTACCGCCGGCACTCTTGGGAACCGCGATAGAGACACTGTTAGAAAGCACTTCGTAGGCCATCGAAGAATCGAGGCGAATGTTCTTGGAAATCAAGTTCTGAGCCAAAGCCACACGCTTCGCGACAACGCCGTCGCCACTGACATAGCCACCGCGCTTTCTGCAAGTTTCCAAGATTTCGGTTTCGGCAGCAATTTGCTTCACCGTCTTGAGGGCAACCACCTGTTCGCCGACAAATACAGCAAAGATTGCCGCCATGATAATCCAGCCAAAGAGCGGTGCGCCGAAATAGCAAGCGGCAATCACCAAGGCCAAAAGTCCCACAATGGTAAGAGCTAAAATGACATGGAATGAATTTTTCATGTTTTCACCTCAAATAGATTCAATTGACCGCGGGAGAACCCGCGCAAGAATAACGCCCACTTGCTCTGGTACCATTCAATAATCTGAAGGGTTAAGCCGCGAGCGTAATCACAAAAATCATCCGTAAAAGCCAAGAAGCCGTTTTCGTAAGCGTAGTGCGGATTCCAGTAACGGCCCACGTTGCGTGCGCAAGAGGCTGCCGAGCTGTAGTAATGCGCAGGGCTCTTGGTGTTGAATGCAGCGGCAAAGCGCTTTTTAGCCAAGGCGTTCAGCGAGCTGCGCAGAGATACCACCAGGGCGTTTTCCTTATCGCGGAGCGACGCTTCCAAACTGGGAAGCAGTTTGGATACCGCATCCACGGCGCTTTCGGAAAGCCAGTACTTGCACAACTTTTCCTGCAGCTGCATCACGCGCCCGTGCATGCGGACGAACAACGGTTCGGCGTCGCTCACCAGCAGGTGAATTGTCGCCGAATAAAAAGCGTTAATATCTTGCTTGTTGTTCTTGACCGTCAGAGCCCAGCCCTTTTCTTCGTCATGATGCAAGAAGTCACCGCCTTCCAAAAGCAGACGCATCACTTCGTCAGTCGAAAAGCGCTGCATCCACTTGGTACGGAATTCGTCGTAGAGCTTGTTCGCATCGGCCTTGATCTGCGGGAAGCTGGAATCTGCTAACTTCCACGCCGTTTCGCTGTAAGAAATCAGTTCCGTGGTTCCCACGTTTACTGCAGGGTCGTTCAGCATGGCATCCAAATGCTCGTGCAGCACAATCGACCACGTCACCATCATGGACTGCGAAAGCGTCGCCATCATAGTAGAACGGTTCGGGCGCACCGAAAGACGGACACTGCTGTCCGTCATCTTGCGAATGGATCTGCGAAAGGACTCTTGCACGAAAGTTCCCTTAGAAAGAGGTCTCGATACGGTGCCAGATGTTCCTGTTCACGCGCTTGCCTTGAGACGCAAGTTCTTCGGCTTCGTTGCGCACGTCGGCTTCAAGGTTGTCTTTGATCAAAGCCCTGTCGCCATCGAACTTTCCGCCCGGTTCCAGGTAAAGACCATAAACGTTATCGTTGATCTTGGTATCGGCGGCAACCACCTGTCCTGCTCGAATGGAAAGGGCAAAGCGGTTGCGCAGGAATTCACAACGGGCCAGGAATACTTCGGGCACGTCGTCAATCCAAAGGCCGTAGTAGTTGTTCACGAACTTCACGTTTTCGAAAATACCCTTGGAACGGAACACCGTATTGCGGAAGGCGTTTTCGATAATCAGGTTCTTGATTTCAAAGGGGCGGTTGGCAGACACGAAGTGCACGCCGTTCCAGCTCTTGATGGAGTCGGCACTCCTGAAGACCACGGGGGCGGCCTCGGTACCGATAATCTTTACTGAACCGCGGAACATGAGCTTTGCGTATTCACCCATGAGAACCGTTACACCCGGTTCGATTTCCAAAGTATCTTTTGCCGAAAATACGGCACCCTGTTCCAACAGGTAAGGGCTATCCGCCACCACCAGTTTCACCTTGCCGTTTTCAATCGGCGGGAAAGGCATCTCCCCCGCAACGGCGTTATACGCAAACAGGAGCGTCGTTAAGGCTAACCCCGACCATTTTTTTAAGCCTAGAATCAAATTTCACTCCTCAGTTTAATTTTCTGGATCACATGCATGTCAGGAATCACATTGTCAGCAACGATATCGTTTACACTGAGATCGCCGGTCAATTCCATCTTCACGCTCGAAATCACACCATTCGTCATATCGAAGAGTATGCTGCCCGAGCCTACGATAAAGCCCTTGCTTTCCATACGCAGGTCAGAAGTCGAGTCGGCCAGTTCCCTGTACTTCAGGTTCATACCGATTTTTGCCATCTGGATTCCGTCATGAACATAATGGTCTTCTAGGGTAAAGGACTTGTACACCACGGTCTTACCCGAATTGCCCGGGATTTCCACAGAACGGTCCCAAGTTTCACCCAGTTTAACCGGCTTGCCCGGCAAAAGGGGCTGCACCTTGAGGAAGATGCGAATCAAATCCAGGGCCTCAGTCCCGAGCATCACGGAATCTTCGATGACGGCATCGCGGATATCACCATCTTTAGCCATTTTGAACTGGAAATGTTCCGTAGACATGTAGCGTTCCATGCTGCTGAATTCTTCGACCGTGCGTTTGTCGGACTTGTAGTCCACCGAATCAATTTTGAGCTGGAACTTGGCTGAACCATCGTCATACGCGGTCAAAAGCGAATTGGTCGCACGGACATTGAGGTGCGTATTCATCGCTTCGGGCGTTCCGGACACAGAATCCGTCGTCGGAAGGATTGCGTTCAAGGAAGATTCGAGGAAATAGGTTTGCTGTTGAACATTTTGGGTGTTGAACGAGATAGTGAATTCATTCCCGTCGCAAGCACAAAGAGCGAATAGGGCTACAGAGCCCGTAAAAAACTTAAAGAAATTCATGTCTAGAATATAGTATTAACTAATTCCCTTATTCCCAGAATCGCCTTTTTCAAGGCGCATTTTCTGGAAAAAAGCCTTCAAAAGGCCCAGACATTCGTCAGCAAGGAGCCCCCCGACCACTTCGACTTCACGTTTGAGTGCGTTGTTCGAAATAACGTCGATTGTGGTGCCGCAACCGCCAAAACGGGTATCCGGGGAACCATAGACCACACGGCTGATTCGGCTGTTGAGAATGGCACCGGCGCACATCGGGCAGGGTTCGAGCGTTACATACAAAGTACATCCGTCTAGACGCCAGTTTTCAAGATGACTCGCCGCCGTTCCAATCGAAAGGATTTCTGCATGGGCGGTGGCGTCCTTGAGCATCTCAATCTGATTGTGACCCTTACCGATAACAACCCCATCTTTCACGATAACGCAACCGATAGGGATTTCCTTCTCATCGAAAGCCTTTTCGGCTTCGCGGAGCGCCATGCGCATGAATTTTTCGTCGTCGTTCGTGTTATCCATGGATAAGTGGTTAGTGGTTAGTGGTTGGTGGTTAGTGGTTAGTAGGAAGTAGGCAGTAGGAAGTAGACAGTAGATATTCGGAATTAGGAAGTTTTTATAATTGCGGCGAAGCCGCCCTGTTTACTTAACCACTGTCTACTTAATTCCTCTTCCGTAGGCGCAGTAGGAGTCTTCTTGCATGTAGTCGCCGTCATGATAGTAAGCGGCACGGGCGCGGCAACCGCCGCAGCGGTCGTTGAACTTGCACTTGCCGCAGGCACCGGAGTACGCCTTGGTGCGGAGTTTCTTGAACACCTCGGCGTTCGCCCAGATTTCGTCGAACGGCGTGTCGTGAACATCGCCCGCTTCTTCCATCATGTAGGCGCAGGGGCGCACCTTACCGATGGGACTCACGATGCAGTAGTCAATGCCCGCAAGGCAGCCGCGACTGTAGCGCGTCTTGATATCCAATTGGTCTGCGATGCGCAGGAACTGCGGGGCACATGTGGGTTTGACGGGGATTCCGAGCGTGCGGCTCTTTTCCATAATCTTGCGGAGCAGGCCCTCGTATTCGGCAACGCGCAGGGCGTGACCTTCAATTTCCTTGCCGCGACCCACGGGAATCAAGAAGAAAATCTGGTGGTTTACCGCACCGATTTCCTTGACCCAGTCCATGATGTCGAAAATCTCGTTCTGGTTCCAGTCCATGATGGTCGTGTGGATTTGGAACGGGAGGCCCGCCGCCTTGCAGTTCTCGATGCCCATCATCGTGAGTTCGAAGGCGTTCGGGAGCCCGCGGAAATCATTATGGCGCTTGGGGTCGATACTGTCGATGCTGATGCCCATCGCCATCGCGCCCGCCTTCTTGAGTTCAAAGGCCAGGTCGTGCGTAATGAGCGTGCCGTTGGTGCCGAACACCGGGCGTAGCCCCTTGCTCGAGGCATGCGCGACAAGTTCCACAATGTCCGGGCGGGTCATGGGTTCGCCACCGCTAAAGATCATAATCTTGAACCCCGCCTTCGCGATTTCGTCAATCAGCTTGAGGGCCTCCGGCGTCGTGAGTTCTGCAGCCTTGTTCTCGCCCGCGTCCTGGTAGCAGTGCTTGCAGGTCAGGTTACACTTGTTGGTGGTCATCCAAGATACAATCATTTAAAAACCTCTTTATCACCGGATTGCCGTATCGCCTACGGGTCTTCGCAATGGAGTCTTAATATAGAAATTACAGGGCCTTGAAAACCTTACGGGCCGCTTCCACGGTGCGGTCAATATCAGCTTCGGTATGGGCGGCACTCACAAAGATTGCCTCGAACTGGCTCGGAGCGAGGTATATACCTTCGTCAAGCATTCCAAGGAAGTAGCGGCGGAACAAATCCAAGTCGGACTTTTGCACATCGGCAAAGCATGTCACGGGGCCTTCGGTAAAGAAGATGCAGCCCATGGAGCCCACCTGATTTGTCGCAAGCGGAATTCCCGCCGTCTTTGCGGCGTCTTTAAGTCCTTCAATCAGGCGTGTCGTCATCGCTTCGGCATGCTTGTAATATTCAGGGTGAGTCTTCAGTTCACGCATCGTGGCAAGCCCCGAGGCCATCGCGACTGGGTTACCTGAAAGCGTACCCGCCTGGTAAATTCCGCCAAGCGGCGCAATCTGCTGCATGACATCCAAGCGACCACCATAAGCGCCCACCGGCATGCCGCCACCGATAATCTTACCAAAAGTCGTCAGGTCCGGTTTGATGCCGTACAAGCCCTGTGCGCAGTGAATGTCTACGCGGAAACCGGTCATGACTTCGTCTACAATCAAGAGTGCGCCATGTTTCTTGGTTTCTTCGGAAAGCGTCTTCAAGAATTCTCTCTTCGCGGGCACC from Fibrobacter sp. UWB15 includes these protein-coding regions:
- the tadA gene encoding tRNA adenosine(34) deaminase TadA codes for the protein MDNTNDDEKFMRMALREAEKAFDEKEIPIGCVIVKDGVVIGKGHNQIEMLKDATAHAEILSIGTAASHLENWRLDGCTLYVTLEPCPMCAGAILNSRISRVVYGSPDTRFGGCGTTIDVISNNALKREVEVVGGLLADECLGLLKAFFQKMRLEKGDSGNKGIS
- a CDS encoding fimbrial protein, whose product is MKNSFHVILALTIVGLLALVIAACYFGAPLFGWIIMAAIFAVFVGEQVVALKTVKQIAAETEILETCRKRGGYVSGDGVVAKRVALAQNLISKNIRLDSSMAYEVLSNSVSIAVPKSAGGTVILLGLMGTFFGLMYSVATAGGAIDNSTTQGTLDTIQLLFQNMKGIFGTSLCGLFAALILNASRNMMVSAREDFVAELDTLTLDLQGAANGESDEAQAQTELERLFDSVEKNLSVVASSVKEGLSGVVSMVGDELSAMTTKLNESLANVSQNMNKAVENLGPSVKDSLSGAFTPMEQNIKTLSASVESIPSKLDEKLNGISTTLKNSLEGVSNNVETALSKVASDVKSGLDGVASATESAMTDSTKNIAAAVADQVKQSDEQWKSFMERLSAETLKNVDSQKEGLETLKNVALQVAEKAQAGSAELSNSVAEKLSALSSDILGAFQKLSETSSVLLEAQKALTESIDNRVVKEKEATDALGGNIVETAELMRVNQSELSANLEMLRAGLETILEKLSGDTAERDEEESFVEHLNQSLEAFHERASEVLMENAVKTQEILLEVLEQTQRSAVQQPKVEG
- the hemL gene encoding glutamate-1-semialdehyde 2,1-aminomutase, producing MNHSLSEKLFAEAKGLMPGGVNSPVRAYGNVGATPPFIKRAKGSHIYDVDGNDYIDYVGSWGPMLLGHAHDAVIKAVAETAQNGLSFGAPCGLESELAKLVMELVPSVEMIRMVNSGTEATMSAIRAARGFTGRDKIVKFEGCYHGHSDSLLIKAGSGMLTTGKPSSKGVPADLAKYTLTLQYNDVAGVRELFDKIGDEIAGVIVEPVAGNMGVVPAKREFLKTLSEETKKHGALLIVDEVMTGFRVDIHCAQGLYGIKPDLTTFGKIIGGGMPVGAYGGRLDVMQQIAPLGGIYQAGTLSGNPVAMASGLATMRELKTHPEYYKHAEAMTTRLIEGLKDAAKTAGIPLATNQVGSMGCIFFTEGPVTCFADVQKSDLDLFRRYFLGMLDEGIYLAPSQFEAIFVSAAHTEADIDRTVEAARKVFKAL
- the nirJ2 gene encoding putative heme d1 biosynthesis radical SAM protein NirJ2 gives rise to the protein MIVSWMTTNKCNLTCKHCYQDAGENKAAELTTPEALKLIDEIAKAGFKIMIFSGGEPMTRPDIVELVAHASSKGLRPVFGTNGTLITHDLAFELKKAGAMAMGISIDSIDPKRHNDFRGLPNAFELTMMGIENCKAAGLPFQIHTTIMDWNQNEIFDIMDWVKEIGAVNHQIFFLIPVGRGKEIEGHALRVAEYEGLLRKIMEKSRTLGIPVKPTCAPQFLRIADQLDIKTRYSRGCLAGIDYCIVSPIGKVRPCAYMMEEAGDVHDTPFDEIWANAEVFKKLRTKAYSGACGKCKFNDRCGGCRARAAYYHDGDYMQEDSYCAYGRGIK
- a CDS encoding OmpA family protein → MRFKKDENSNPWMAYTDLGVALVSLFILAFVAMATLKEQKAEDLTRTEEEVLSCQEQMRKIAAERNALLSKSLQTSIEAGLIALEDGKIQIQASFLFPINGADLTKEGEGVIRGISKGLLEALDSTDVIMVSGFTDDTPVKSKTYTNWNLSTERAVNVVKTLIAQGFPPDRLFAAGFGEHMPKYPNDSEEHRRLNRRVEIGVTPLQKTTQE